The following coding sequences lie in one Arachis ipaensis cultivar K30076 chromosome B05, Araip1.1, whole genome shotgun sequence genomic window:
- the LOC107643548 gene encoding transcription factor MYB124 isoform X1 produces MQDNMKKQKQKQVVVVANNEESNKKKEHRIVMWTQEEDDILREQVGIHGTENWGIIASKFKDKTTRQCRRRWFTYLNSDFKKGGWSPEEDMLLCEAQKLFGNRWTEISKVVPGRTDNAVKNRFSTLRKKRAKYEALAKENHTSYTNSNNKRVILQHGYVTDSASESGVSTKKMRRSHIPVVEERINYGDRLHKQNGSQISQQPRAPFAVLPQNSHNVNNLPDQHDICSLKFNGYGQNKLQGTFLKKDDPKINALMQQAEFLSSLALKVDAENMDQSLENAWKVLQEFLRRTKESDGPRCKVPDLQLVDLGDWLEELKSNSERIQPCWRKFKSIQNTKSYEDYSFGLYSRQMELYEDSPGSSEYSTGSTLLPHLGADNSEHSLHQEIETELKSIHIGDQKECEQGVLSTATLDQDVFALNKDRMNKDGIVSASSMTEFSSPPQVTPLFRSLAAGIPSPQFSESERNFLMKTLGMESPSLNNISLNPSQPPLCKRALLQSL; encoded by the exons ATGCAAGATAATAtgaagaagcagaagcagaagcaggtAGTGGTGGTGGCCAATAATGAAGAATCTAATAAGAAGAAGGAGCATCGCATTGTTATGTGGACTCAAGAG GAGGATGATATTCTGAGGGAGCAGGTTGGAATCCATGGAACTGAAAA TTGGGGTATTATTGCTTCTAAATTCAAGGATAAAACTACAAGACAGTGCAGAAGGAG ATGGTTCACTTACTTGAATTCTGATTTCAAGAAAGGGGGTTGGTCACCGGAGGAAGATATGCTCTTGTGTGAG GCTCAGAAACTATTTGGTAACCGGTGGACAGAAATATCAAAGGTGGTTCCAGGCAG AACGGATAATGCTGTTAAGAACCGGTTCTCCACATTGCGCAAAAAGAGAGCGAAATATGAAGCATTAGCGAAAGAGAACCACACTTCATACACCAATTCAAATAATAAGAGGGTTATTCTACAACATGGATATGTTACAGATTCAGCATCAGAATCTGGTGTGTCTACTAAGAAGATGAG GAGGTCACATATTCCAGTGGTAGAAGAAAGGATAAACTATGGAGACAGATTACATAAACAAAATGGAAGTCAGATAAGTCAGCAGCCAAGAGCGCCATTCGCCGTACTACCTCAGAACTCTCATAATGTCAACAACTTACCAGATCAGCATGATATCTGCAGTTTGAAGTTTAATGGTTATG GCCAAAACAAGTTGCAAGGGACATTCCTCAAAAAGGACGATCCAAAGATAAACGCATTGATGCAACAAGCAGAGTTCCTAAGTTCATTAGCTCTAAAAGTTGATGCAGAGAACATGGACCAAAGTCTAGAAAATGCATGGAAG GTTCTTCAAGAGTTTCTGAGACGAACCAAAGAGTCTGATGGTCCGAGATGTAAGGTTCCGGATCTACAGCTTGTAGATCTAGGAGATTGGTTGGAGGAATTGAAGAGTAATAGTGAGAGAATTCAACCATGTTGGAGGAAATTTAAATCCATTCAAAACACAAAGTCCTATGAGGACTATAGTTTCGGATTGTATTCTAGGCAAATGGAATTATATGAAGACTCTCCTGGCAGTTCTGAGTACAGCACAGGATCAACTCTCCTCCCTCATTTGGGTGCCGACAACTCGGAACACTCGCTGCATCAGGAAATTGAAACTGAACTCAAGTCAATACACATTGGAGATCAAAAGGAATGTGAGCAAGGTGTTCTTTCTACTGCAACTTTGGATCAAG ATGTTTTCGCATTAAATAAGGATCGGATGAACAAAGATGGCATTGTTTCTGCCTCATCAATGACAGAGTTCAGTTCCCCTCCTCAAGTTACACCTCTGTTCAGATCCTTGGCTGCAGGAATTCCTAGCCCTCAATTTTCGGAAAGC GAGAGGAACTTCCTCATGAAAACACTTGGAATGGAATCTCCATCCCTCAACAACATAAGCTTAAACCCCTCGCAACCACCACTCTGCAAAAGAGCCCTGCTACAAAGCCTATAA
- the LOC107643548 gene encoding transcription factor MYB88 isoform X2 has protein sequence MLLCEAQKLFGNRWTEISKVVPGRTDNAVKNRFSTLRKKRAKYEALAKENHTSYTNSNNKRVILQHGYVTDSASESGVSTKKMRRSHIPVVEERINYGDRLHKQNGSQISQQPRAPFAVLPQNSHNVNNLPDQHDICSLKFNGYGQNKLQGTFLKKDDPKINALMQQAEFLSSLALKVDAENMDQSLENAWKVLQEFLRRTKESDGPRCKVPDLQLVDLGDWLEELKSNSERIQPCWRKFKSIQNTKSYEDYSFGLYSRQMELYEDSPGSSEYSTGSTLLPHLGADNSEHSLHQEIETELKSIHIGDQKECEQGVLSTATLDQDVFALNKDRMNKDGIVSASSMTEFSSPPQVTPLFRSLAAGIPSPQFSESERNFLMKTLGMESPSLNNISLNPSQPPLCKRALLQSL, from the exons ATGCTCTTGTGTGAG GCTCAGAAACTATTTGGTAACCGGTGGACAGAAATATCAAAGGTGGTTCCAGGCAG AACGGATAATGCTGTTAAGAACCGGTTCTCCACATTGCGCAAAAAGAGAGCGAAATATGAAGCATTAGCGAAAGAGAACCACACTTCATACACCAATTCAAATAATAAGAGGGTTATTCTACAACATGGATATGTTACAGATTCAGCATCAGAATCTGGTGTGTCTACTAAGAAGATGAG GAGGTCACATATTCCAGTGGTAGAAGAAAGGATAAACTATGGAGACAGATTACATAAACAAAATGGAAGTCAGATAAGTCAGCAGCCAAGAGCGCCATTCGCCGTACTACCTCAGAACTCTCATAATGTCAACAACTTACCAGATCAGCATGATATCTGCAGTTTGAAGTTTAATGGTTATG GCCAAAACAAGTTGCAAGGGACATTCCTCAAAAAGGACGATCCAAAGATAAACGCATTGATGCAACAAGCAGAGTTCCTAAGTTCATTAGCTCTAAAAGTTGATGCAGAGAACATGGACCAAAGTCTAGAAAATGCATGGAAG GTTCTTCAAGAGTTTCTGAGACGAACCAAAGAGTCTGATGGTCCGAGATGTAAGGTTCCGGATCTACAGCTTGTAGATCTAGGAGATTGGTTGGAGGAATTGAAGAGTAATAGTGAGAGAATTCAACCATGTTGGAGGAAATTTAAATCCATTCAAAACACAAAGTCCTATGAGGACTATAGTTTCGGATTGTATTCTAGGCAAATGGAATTATATGAAGACTCTCCTGGCAGTTCTGAGTACAGCACAGGATCAACTCTCCTCCCTCATTTGGGTGCCGACAACTCGGAACACTCGCTGCATCAGGAAATTGAAACTGAACTCAAGTCAATACACATTGGAGATCAAAAGGAATGTGAGCAAGGTGTTCTTTCTACTGCAACTTTGGATCAAG ATGTTTTCGCATTAAATAAGGATCGGATGAACAAAGATGGCATTGTTTCTGCCTCATCAATGACAGAGTTCAGTTCCCCTCCTCAAGTTACACCTCTGTTCAGATCCTTGGCTGCAGGAATTCCTAGCCCTCAATTTTCGGAAAGC GAGAGGAACTTCCTCATGAAAACACTTGGAATGGAATCTCCATCCCTCAACAACATAAGCTTAAACCCCTCGCAACCACCACTCTGCAAAAGAGCCCTGCTACAAAGCCTATAA